From a single Drosophila sulfurigaster albostrigata strain 15112-1811.04 chromosome 3, ASM2355843v2, whole genome shotgun sequence genomic region:
- the LOC133843755 gene encoding uncharacterized protein LOC133843755 → MEEPIRSPFSTDIPHAFIYNDSRKAKSYYRGPYAESIQSFAQVFHYDLQMEHIDSLPKKRDLQELIAEGVYNMSVHGVLIRTLLDDPSNITQYSYPLEVMRNCVMVPLAPELPKWMYMVWPLGRYVWTSLFLSIFYVAFLLRYVHWEETIARSYTRNLLHAMAILMYSPNMNMQLRMIHVPLRTLVFYTLLYIQGFILSNYHISHMTSFDMKPVFVKPINTWADLIESRVRIIIPDTLLEEIRSLPGLDVSSLNPQFEPRIWQDYQNLLTAPPRQFAYVVTQDAWDFFNRQQEVLIQPYFHMSQVCFNGLFNAFPLQKDAPFADALDRFMLYVRQAGLWGYWEDMAFIYAVRANYAKVFLDTYPVEPLNLEFFSTAWIVVVVGLPISLLVYLLEYLWWRCSSTKLRYNR, encoded by the coding sequence ATGGAGGAGCCTATTCGTTCGCCCTTCAGCACGGACATTCCACACGCGTTTATATACAATGACTCGAGGAAAGCAAAGTCCTACTACCGTGGACCCTACGCGGAGTCCATACAGAGCTTTGCCCAGGTGTTTCACTACGATCTGCAGATGGAGCACATCGACAGTTTGCCCAAAAAGAGGGATCTGCAGGAACTGATTGCAGAAGGCGTATACAATATGTCGGTGCATGGAGTGCTAATCAGAACACTGCTGGATGATCCCAGCAACATCACGCAGTACAGTTATCCGCTCGAGGTGATGAGGAATTGCGTCATGGTGCCGCTTGCACCGGAGTTGCCCAAGTGGATGTACATGGTTTGGCCCCTTGGGCGATATGTGTGGACATCTCTCTTTCTGAGCATCTTCTATGTGGCCTTTCTGCTGCGCTATGTTCACTGGGAGGAGACCATAGCCCGATCTTATACGCGGAATCTGCTGCACGCCATGGCCATCCTTATGTACAGTCCAAACATGAATATGCAATTGCGAATGATACATGTGCCATTGCGGACCCTGGTCTTCTATACGCTGCTCTACATTCAGGGATTTATACTCTCCAATTATCACATCAGTCATATGACGTCGTTCGATATGAAGCCAGTCTTTGTAAAACCCATCAACACCTGGGCTGATTTAATAGAATCCCGAGTACGGATTATCATTCCAGATACTCTCTTGGAGGAGATACGCTCTCTACCCGGCTTGGATGTTTCGTCCTTAAATCCGCAGTTTGAACCACGCATTTGGCAGGATTATCAAAATCTATTGACTGCACCGCCTCGACAATTTGCCTATGTGGTCACCCAGGATGCATGGGATTTCTTCAATCGCCAGCAGGAGGTGCTCATTCAGCCCTATTTCCACATGTCCCAGGTCTGTTTCAATGGACTTTTTAACGCTTTTCCTTTGCAAAAAGATGCTCCATTTGCCGATGCCCTTGACCGCTTTATGTTGTATGTAAGGCAGGCGGGTCTCTGGGGCTACTGGGAAGACATGGCATTCATCTACGCTGTGCGTGCCAATTACGCAAAGGTTTTTCTCGATACGTATCCTGTGGAGCCACTGAATCTGGAGTTCTTCAGCACAGCTTGGATCGTGGTTGTGGTGGGTCTGCCCATTAGCCTATTGGTTTATCTTCTGGAGTATTTGTGGTGGCGTTGTTCATCAACAAAACTCAGATACAATCGTTAA